A portion of the Candidatus Aenigmatarchaeota archaeon genome contains these proteins:
- a CDS encoding MMPL family transporter: MKTLIESYADFVVSRPLVVLVMSLLLTGVFLVGMSRVSTSQMDYSNLLPDDVAEVTALSQISDEFESSGQSLTVVVEIDPNYSPSSEPRDIRSPEALVYLDTLEKKLRMLGEATSVSGLPDIFRSKNNGILPKSRTQILEIMAPYESPSCARLADSSFEDSPFEDYVSKDYALTVIRVGIYDLSEEKEAELITEIREIIAETEKPAGIKVGLTGEAVVSADIDQLITPTMARTSSLSLLGIFVLVSLLFFSLRLGITSLLGITFGIIWVYGLVGFLGINLSSATSGSLSMIMGVGIDFGIQVVNRYTQEAKKKSSEKAMKRTLCSTIFPMSVTTLAALIGFRAMSMGQLTLLADLGNIMSLGILTCFIAAISVIPSVLLLSHRVKNHFGI; encoded by the coding sequence ATGAAAACGCTTATTGAGTCATATGCAGACTTTGTGGTTTCAAGGCCTTTGGTTGTTTTAGTGATGTCCCTTTTGTTGACGGGTGTGTTCCTGGTTGGGATGTCTCGTGTATCGACTTCGCAGATGGACTACTCGAACCTGTTGCCTGACGATGTGGCGGAAGTCACTGCCCTTTCCCAGATTTCTGACGAGTTTGAAAGCTCGGGGCAGTCTCTCACGGTCGTGGTCGAAATTGACCCGAATTACAGCCCTTCAAGCGAGCCGCGTGACATAAGGTCACCTGAAGCGCTTGTTTACTTGGACACACTGGAAAAAAAACTTAGAATGTTGGGAGAGGCAACCTCTGTGTCTGGGCTTCCCGATATCTTCAGGTCCAAAAACAATGGAATCCTGCCAAAATCAAGGACTCAAATATTAGAGATAATGGCTCCTTATGAATCCCCTTCTTGCGCTCGGCTTGCAGATTCTTCTTTTGAAGACAGCCCCTTCGAGGATTATGTTTCAAAAGACTATGCATTAACGGTCATAAGGGTGGGCATCTATGACCTGAGCGAGGAAAAAGAGGCCGAGCTCATAACAGAAATCCGGGAGATTATTGCTGAAACGGAAAAGCCCGCCGGAATTAAAGTGGGGCTTACTGGGGAGGCAGTTGTTTCCGCAGATATCGACCAGCTTATAACCCCCACCATGGCACGGACTTCATCTCTGTCCCTCCTGGGAATCTTTGTGCTGGTGAGCCTGCTTTTTTTCTCTCTGCGCCTTGGCATCACATCTCTACTTGGAATAACCTTTGGAATTATCTGGGTCTACGGGCTTGTAGGTTTTCTTGGAATCAACCTGTCCTCTGCAACCTCAGGAAGCCTGTCTATGATAATGGGCGTTGGCATAGATTTTGGAATCCAGGTGGTAAACAGGTACACTCAGGAGGCAAAAAAGAAGTCCTCTGAAAAAGCAATGAAAAGGACGCTATGCAGTACAATCTTTCCGATGTCTGTAACCACCCTTGCCGCGCTGATTGGTTTTAGGGCAATGTCTATGGGGCAGCTTACTCTTCTTGCAGACCTCGGGAACATAATGTCTCTTGGTATACTAACCTGCTTTATCGCAGCAATCTCGGTAATTCCTTCAGTGCTGCTTTTGAGCCACAGAGTGAAAAATCATTTTGGAATTTGA